Proteins encoded within one genomic window of Paenarthrobacter sp. JL.01a:
- a CDS encoding dynamin family protein, whose amino-acid sequence MIQSGIAGAAELLRQARELYQWDPAALAVLDELDQRLAGPLRIAVAGMVKAGKSTLLNAIIGEEIAPTDAGECTRIVTWYRYGHAPRITLHPLTGEPRALPVNRIDGRLVFSLGELQAEDVEKLVVDWPSASLQDLTLIDTPGIASLSSEVSGRSTAFLLPEDAPMAADAVIYLMRHLHASDVHFLESFKDTAAGKSGTVNALAVLSRADEIGAGRIDALISAAVIADRYSRDENLKPLALGVVPVAGLLAQSARTMRQRDVDAFMALARLDRNQREKMMLSVDRFVRAGGPDSLDPELKASLVQRFGLFGIRLAVALIRGGIDSPTELAHELARRSGLGQLLGTVDSLFQTRAEALKARAAVVGLQSLLSGSRSGQAAVLETALEQLLAGAHEFKELKLLGLLRTGGAGLTPGQSREAEQLVGGRGNLPHQRLGLSPEAGLDEIARATRDALDRWRHIAENPLLVDSAAVDACRVVLRSCEGILAAMPVAR is encoded by the coding sequence ATGATCCAGTCCGGGATCGCGGGTGCAGCGGAGCTGCTGCGCCAGGCACGGGAGCTGTACCAATGGGACCCGGCCGCCTTGGCAGTGCTCGATGAACTCGACCAACGCCTTGCCGGGCCTTTGCGCATCGCAGTGGCGGGGATGGTCAAAGCGGGCAAGTCCACACTTCTGAACGCCATCATCGGAGAGGAGATCGCTCCGACGGATGCCGGGGAGTGCACGAGGATCGTCACCTGGTACCGCTACGGGCATGCACCGCGGATCACCCTTCATCCGTTGACAGGGGAGCCCCGGGCATTGCCGGTGAACCGTATAGATGGCCGCTTGGTGTTTTCGTTGGGGGAACTCCAAGCGGAGGATGTGGAGAAACTGGTGGTCGACTGGCCATCGGCCAGCCTCCAGGACCTGACCTTGATCGACACTCCCGGCATTGCTTCCTTGTCGAGCGAGGTGTCGGGGAGGTCCACTGCCTTCCTGCTTCCGGAGGACGCGCCCATGGCGGCAGATGCGGTGATCTACCTGATGCGCCACTTGCACGCCTCGGATGTGCACTTCCTGGAATCGTTCAAGGACACAGCCGCCGGGAAGTCCGGGACTGTCAATGCCCTGGCCGTCCTGTCGCGCGCGGACGAGATTGGCGCCGGACGGATCGATGCCTTGATTTCGGCCGCAGTGATCGCGGACCGGTACAGCCGGGACGAGAATCTGAAACCCCTGGCCCTTGGCGTTGTTCCCGTGGCCGGCTTGCTGGCACAAAGTGCACGGACCATGCGCCAACGCGATGTGGATGCTTTCATGGCCCTGGCGCGTCTGGACCGCAACCAGCGCGAGAAGATGATGCTCTCGGTTGACCGGTTTGTGCGGGCGGGCGGGCCGGACAGTTTGGACCCGGAACTTAAGGCATCCCTGGTTCAACGGTTCGGCCTGTTCGGGATCCGGCTGGCGGTGGCCCTGATCCGGGGCGGAATCGACAGCCCAACGGAATTGGCGCACGAACTGGCACGGCGCAGCGGACTGGGCCAGTTGCTTGGCACCGTTGACTCGCTGTTCCAAACACGGGCCGAGGCACTCAAGGCACGTGCCGCCGTCGTGGGTTTGCAATCGTTGCTCAGCGGCTCCCGGTCGGGGCAGGCCGCCGTCCTCGAAACCGCGCTGGAACAGTTGCTCGCGGGGGCGCATGAGTTCAAGGAATTGAAGCTTCTGGGCTTGCTGCGGACCGGCGGGGCCGGGCTCACCCCCGGGCAGTCCCGGGAAGCCGAACAGTTGGTGGGCGGCCGGGGAAATCTTCCGCACCAGCGGCTGGGACTCTCGCCCGAAGCCGGCCTTGACGAAATCGCCCGGGCAACGCGCGACGCCTTGGACCGCTGGCGGCACATCGCGGAAAATCCCTTGCTGGTTGATTCGGCGGCAGTGGATGCATGCCGCGTGGTCCTGCGCAGCTGCGAGGGAATCCTGGCTGCTATGCCCGTCGCCCGGTGA